In the genome of Rhopalosiphum padi isolate XX-2018 chromosome 1, ASM2088224v1, whole genome shotgun sequence, the window CCAAATACGACGTCATGGTGAAGATGCATTTTTCTCTATAgacgaacaaaatataatgcatGGGTTAGAAACATTAATTGAACATTATTGTAAAGTAAATGATCCAAGTTTAGGAGTGCAACTGTCCAAGCCTATTGTTAAAGATCCTCCACCACATGATACCAGGAGACATGGACGTACTAATCTCTTGCACAGAGCCATTACACAAGCTAATTGTAAAGTAGTTACCGAGCTGTTAAAATGTGGTTATCGGAATTTAGAAGCAAAAAACCAAGAGGGACAAACTGCGTTGCATTTAGCTAGTCAGATGGGTCATGATCAAATAGTAGAGAAACTCATTTCATGTGGAGCCAATGTGAATTGTAGAGATACAGAAGGCTACACTCCTTTACATTTTGCTTGTCAGAATAATTTATTGAGTACTGTGAAAATCTTATTGACAATTGGCGGTGCAAATATTCAACTAAGAAATTCATCGACTGGATGGGTAGCTCTACACGAAGCATCAAGCCGAGGCCATGCAGATATTGTGTCTTTGTTGTTGTCCATGAATGCACCATCCAGACCGCGCACTTTTGATGATCTCCTACCTGCAGACTTGGCTCATACCAATGGACATACTGAAGTTGAACGAATGTTGAACGAGTTTGTTTCACCTACACCAACTTCAAAGAAAGATCAATGGTATCATGGCAAGCTTGATCGACACGAAGCCAcagaaatattgaaaacaaaagaTGTCGATGGTTGTTTTTTAGTCAGAATGAATAGGAAGAGCGGCTATGTCTTATCTATGATGTGCACCAATCAGTGTTATCATTTCCAGATCCAAGATcgcgaaaattattattttattgacaacGGGCCATACTTGAATTCGTTAGAACATCTAAtacaacattatacattatttcctGATGGTTTACCAAACAAATTAGAAGTGCCTGTAAGCCCAGCAGTTATTCCACCCCTTCCAAAAGGATTTCCGTTTACATTAAAAAAGCCAAAACCAAAACATCAAACTGAATTTCAAGACAATATTATGAGagacaatttaattttagatgaaGTAATTGGTGAAGGCGAATTTGGTTCAGTTTACAAAGGAACTTTTCAAAATCGAGATGGTTTTGAAGAAAAAGTAGCCATCAAAATGTTACGATACGATATGTCTTCAACtaataaatcagaatttttGCGTGAAGCTCACGTCATGATGAGTTTAAACCATGAATGTATTATAAGATTGATTGGTATATGTGAAGGGCCACCATTGTTGATGGTTCAAGAACTTATTGCACTTGGTTCTATGTTAACTCACATTATCACACATCCTGAACTCATCAGTCCAAATTATGAGTTAAAAATGTGGGCTGCTCAGATAGCTTCTGGTATGTGTTACTTAGAACAAAAACGTTTCGTACACAGAGATTTGGCAGCTAGAAACATTCTATTAGCGGATAGACATCAAGCTAAAATTAGCGATTTTGGTTTGTCACGTACATTAAATGTTGATAAGGATTATTATAGAGCTTCACATGGTGGACGATGGCCAATTAAATGGTATGCACCTGAATCATGTAATTATGGAACATTTTCAAGTGCTAGTGATGTGTGGAGTTATGGTATTACATTGTGGGAAATGTTTTCTTATGGACAGCAACCTTATGAAAACATGAAAGGTGTTGAAGTAATTGGTATTTTGGAAAAAGGAGAGAGATTACAAAGAACTCAAAGGTGTCCTGTTGAAGTTTATAAAACAATGGAGATGTGTTGGGCGTATGACCCCAAGGAACGCCCGACTTTTAATCAGCTGTCAAAAATATTTGCATCCGATTCTGATTATGAAAATTTCAAAGATTTTATAAAGCtttaatattgacatattagagaagaaaaagtaataaaatcatattccTATTAGTAGTAGATAATACAAATGAATATTTACGTTAAAAGACAAttctaaactaaaaattatttttgatttttaaatagtaataaagttACTAATTTTGATCAACtagaattattgataattatcttatatcttttattatattatatagaataaataattattatacaactcaagtatttgtaaaaaaaggtttcgagatatatttttaatacaatttcttggaagtgttgtaatttataaatttaaatctctaTAATggtatttatctttaaatttatttcatcattttacagtttatatcatgttgaattttaatattttttctaatgtttattatatttaattatgttaaatgtttagTGTTTTACATATTgggtattatatataacaataaaataaaaaaataattaggatttttattacattgttaatattaaaatctttagttttaaaagatTATCAATTGTCATACTTCATACATTATCTTtacatatcaataatttttttgtatgagATTCAAGAATATTATGCACAAGGTAGttcatgattttaaaaatataataatataatggtaatcAAGTTTCTTTTGTACTCAAAAGaccaaattattacaaaataatcattactgtcttatttaaaatttgctttttgaaattattacctAACATTAAATGTCTTCCATTAAtgattaatctaatattttttgtgtgtttatttttaattttgatttatattggtACATTATTGACACAAAATTGTTAAAAGTTGTTTTAACTTCATGCTTtgtgttataaaatactatatttattttcttcatgtttaaattaataattaaattttatattttaatactatccaatcaaactatgtattattttgaatatatgaATTAACAGCTAATTGTCtgatagttttaagtttttttttgtgtatgtaaacataagcatattataattgaGTTACCTCACatcatacttataaaaattgtttgctCAATCGAAACAGTAAACAGAGTTAAATTGttgccataataattatatagtttatttgttgTTTAACATAGGTActgatttttaagaaaaatattgtaaacatttaaattattgtattaaaatgtcgTTTAAAAAGACAGAAACAAAAGTAACTTTTAAAGTATTCATaaactattcattattttattgtacgatAGTCTATACAaccatatatattacatgttgtttacttgaaaattaatattatattttaatataatttacatttttttggtgTGTTAATTATTTGCTTATTTCCTGAAACTCAGTAGTTAAGGATTCTTCTAATCCAAGTATAAGATAGAACTAAAGTACttgataataatctatattaggtataaatgttattaatcaaattagtcttgtaattatttacaatttacaaacaaaatattaaaattttatacctatatgacAACTATTATtggtatagaaaatataatttattagattattgtaatggatatgaaaataatttaaacttaaaacgtttataaaaaaacaatgtgtCAATGTTCTTTCAATACTTTGAAAATTTTACTAAGTATAGAAAATTAGACTTCAGTAATAGCACAgatttttcaaactattttctTTTACCCAATATAGCAAAGAAAGTGTAGGAATTAAAGTAGGTAAATATACATGAGTATTAAAATAGCGAGTGACCGCATGACTTATGATTATAGCCTATAGATTACTTTAATTGTGATTGAATCGTAATTTACTACAAGTAGAGGTGTACTCAACATGAAGATTTGAGGAATATAAAGGGACATTAtggcattaaataaaatatttcagttaaTATATCCACTGACACAGcgcttatatattaaaatatgttacgaatcagtaataaataattattaattaattacgatTACAATGCCACTTCAATATGCCTTACCTATTCCTTTTTGCCTTGACgaaaatttgtattatcttaAATTGTGATTCTGAAAACGTGCGAATGACGTTTGGTGtttaaatgataacattattttgataagAACGATCGCCGCaacgaatttttaaaaatcaaacttaaatttaatgttattataatttattatgtctattttttagtatacttgTCGTTTTACCCGATCGTTTACAGTCTTCTCATAGGGAACGTCTGAAAAGTTAGAGAACGCTtctaattggtaaaaatccaggCGATTTCAATAGATATTGAATAAATCATTTTCGTTTGAAACACTGGATTTGTACATCACAAACGTAAACTGAAAGCACAGTAAGTCACATCGCTGAGTACTtagttaaaacatattaaacataaataatctaCTAATATGTTTGTACACGAAGAAAGTTAATTACAGTATCTATTTTTTTCATCAG includes:
- the LOC132929614 gene encoding tyrosine-protein kinase Shark is translated as MNNHSENGDINWYHGKISRDTAEIILLDYENKADGLFLVRESNSASGDYVLCVLQNNEVVHYQIRRHGEDAFFSIDEQNIMHGLETLIEHYCKVNDPSLGVQLSKPIVKDPPPHDTRRHGRTNLLHRAITQANCKVVTELLKCGYRNLEAKNQEGQTALHLASQMGHDQIVEKLISCGANVNCRDTEGYTPLHFACQNNLLSTVKILLTIGGANIQLRNSSTGWVALHEASSRGHADIVSLLLSMNAPSRPRTFDDLLPADLAHTNGHTEVERMLNEFVSPTPTSKKDQWYHGKLDRHEATEILKTKDVDGCFLVRMNRKSGYVLSMMCTNQCYHFQIQDRENYYFIDNGPYLNSLEHLIQHYTLFPDGLPNKLEVPVSPAVIPPLPKGFPFTLKKPKPKHQTEFQDNIMRDNLILDEVIGEGEFGSVYKGTFQNRDGFEEKVAIKMLRYDMSSTNKSEFLREAHVMMSLNHECIIRLIGICEGPPLLMVQELIALGSMLTHIITHPELISPNYELKMWAAQIASGMCYLEQKRFVHRDLAARNILLADRHQAKISDFGLSRTLNVDKDYYRASHGGRWPIKWYAPESCNYGTFSSASDVWSYGITLWEMFSYGQQPYENMKGVEVIGILEKGERLQRTQRCPVEVYKTMEMCWAYDPKERPTFNQLSKIFASDSDYENFKDFIKL